Part of the Sorghum bicolor cultivar BTx623 chromosome 1, Sorghum_bicolor_NCBIv3, whole genome shotgun sequence genome, tactaccacggtctagctagtcaggggatatctatgagtatcctagcccaaacaccacgtttacgctagagatgattactctaaactccacgcgaagagatcaaagtaaactcataaaccaaagaataataaaacaaataacttactagaatttagaagtcaaaatattgaagaatcctaggagcaagcctcgggttaggagacttgatcccgcaggtacaacctcggagtagacaccgacaggccgggcttcctccgatctacatctccactctatctctctcaatctagtagaactagtctactctcacattggatgctacgccCTATAAGGTGGGAACCCGAAGGAacatctctctctgaatcctctctggaaaatatgctaatgaataattggattctctcctccaggggccaggggcccttgcttatatagtcttttcaaatgaatctgggccgtcagatcaaaccgacattgattgaatggttctccttgatcctttaggtcggtggagcataaccCACGAGAAACGTactgattggccagcagaggagggcgggcgcccaagtggggagggcgggcgcctttcCCTCGGGCCCgaccggcctcccgttcgttcccgtggcttctggagtcttctagatgttgaataattgcgcggtacgttaatatctctatgtaaacccgatatgtgtgcctttcttccatatttcctaataaccccctgcagaaatagataaaatacaaaacttgtggaattctgtcaaatcaaaccctaattctaggtgttgtttgtatattggtccttttcgttatttatttcataattaaaattgatacttaagaaccgtcaacaaacacccccatacttaggcttttacttgtcctcgagaaaaggatggttaagaaaaatatgtgGGGTTAAAATATTATAAagcattctcttcatacctacagggtgttgtaaaaatccactgtgtaccgtagtcagggaaatatatgataaagagtagagatcctttcttcttctctattctgccacttggagtttttgtatatcttTGAAAAAGaaattagcatacctttatcctcataggttctctcagatcactcatttatcttttgtatatctcACTAAGGTTATTTTAATTTGCAGAAATTCTCAaacatacttaccttgcatttattgcctgatcaaaacttgtcaactcttactggtatattgcttattagagggaccatgggtaTCATTTTcttatttctcttttttttcaggtggataccgaggtacccctaattctactgccggacacttgtccattttttctgcgaggttgtcgagcacttgctcctttttatttcctcgaaatattcatatttttgcatagcccatgcctctaatgcaataatactttggaagagtgaatctttctgaataaacatcttgatcttaggagtatgataaatctctcaacaagggtctaatctTGTTTTgagcaaactcaatacagagcagatagcttttataattatcataattaatatttttaggtttatcaggcatataaaacactgaggatggtagctagaattttttgaagattttgaaataaattctccaagcaacattgatatcaagaataaggtactcatactctaTCATCTCATATTCCACACTGACTTAAGCAGCACAGGGTTTTtgaaatgatttttcaataattgcaagttttcaggaaatatcacagagtgagattaattatgattagaaatattttaatcttgttAACTTATaatgtcggagacaatattctgcacaaaccaagatatatgtgtatgtgtaaggtgtgcagagtatgtacctgaatcgtggagtggtgtagtcgaagtacgtttggcatgtcgagggatctcccccatacttgttttctactttcttgcataaaaataaagtagagacacacaagacataataataataacaatctttatgaatcttgaggcatttattacagatgactagtaatgaactgaagctaataatagatctagaccgaatttaaagataaataactaagatgcactacctcaagatctaatctagataacttagcgacgctctaactccctgatcttcttattggcactagcaagatcatgcctaagacttagtataatggtgttttgGTTAGAGAGTTTCCTAGTgatagagttaaccgaggactggagctctatgatgaccttgtctagcctacgaacgacctcatcaatatctgctatagtcttgcggcgcttaggaggtgtctcaagagcgttgagagcgtgcttcggggctgcctttggagggatgaaatggactttgtctGCTCTAATTCCCTCGAAGTAACGCCTCTCCTCcttcgtagtgtagcgaatgctgCTTATCTCGCCgatccggttggtcttgactccaacaacCTGCTCATTGGGCCTAGGTGGCAGGATCCTCGTGCCAGCTGGCACCTGgacggtggcctccttcttggctaatggtcccttgagaagtaggggctgcggtggtgcggtgagaactggttgagcatggtaggattgggtggagctgtgCTGGCGTGATGGCATGgctgctagctgtcgctctgtgttggccgggaccagagcgtaggcgtcggggtcttccttgggcttcttgttgaggtcaaaagggacgacttcccaatcgtcgtggaactcttcggccattggagcaccgagggactaagcaagctccaatagaagaaggagagaaggcttgaataaATTGGtgttgaaaactgacgtcaggggtctgtttatataggggtcaaaaagtgcctctagggtttgctcgggctactcccgCCGCCATGCGTACGAAACCTTCCATCTGTATGATTATTTAGTTTACCATAAATGGGTTTATCGCGACGGAGGAAACCGGGACTGATAGGAGAcaagggctgggcgcccgccctcttcatCAGGGCGCCTACCCTGTGCCTAGCCCCGTTGtcggcccgcttcctcgagcatgcttctagatgcagactttatttcaaaaatatatacgtggcccaaaacgtcagattaaaaaggtcgggctctaattctccatggaaaggtagaaatagatcatgtctatttcttctaattctttattgggctctaaaaataatttaagacgttgaccatttaccttgaaaaacgtaccttcatcattttgaagtgtgatagctccatgggatgatgaattgattaccttgaatggtccttcccatttactacggagttttccatgcccgaaaagcttcaccctggaattaaaaagtaacaccttatctccgggtgcgaactccttcttcttgatcctcttgtcatgccaccttttgactctttctttgtagatcttcgagttgtgatatgctttctctcgccattcttctaattctgatagttgcattcttctttgATCTCTagtgacatctaggtccatattccatctccttatggcccagtgtgctttgaattctagtttaacaggtaggtggcaagtcttcccgtacaccaattggtatggggaaattccaattggggtcttgtatgctgtccggtatgcccagagtgcatcgggtaacttgtctttccatgctgttcccatctcattgactgttttctgaagaatattcttgatttgcttgttggaagtctctgcttggccacttgtctgaggatggtaggggctAGCGACGCGGTGAcgaattccatgttttgatagatagtgcttgaagcgtttgtcgatgaagtgtgctcctccatcgcttatcactactctgaggactccaaatcttggaaatataacttcctcaaacatcctctttgaactgatgttgtcagcgtgtttgcaaggtagtgcctctacccacttggagacgtagtcaactgccaccaagatgaactcacacttctttgatggggaaatggacccatgtagtctattccccagacatcaaagagctcaatctgaaggttggtggtgagtggcatggcatctcttgtgtttatgtttccgtgcctttgacatggcccacatcttctgatatattgcttcgtgtcttcatacattgtaggccagtagaatccacactgccagatct contains:
- the LOC110432044 gene encoding uncharacterized protein LOC110432044, producing the protein HGIRHRVASPYHPQTSGQAETSNKQIKNILQKTVNEMGTAWKDKLPDALWAYRTAYKTPIGISPYQLVYGKTCHLPVKLEFKAHWAIRRWNMDLDVTRDQRRMQLSELEEWREKAYHNSKIYKERVKRWHDKRIKKKEFAPGDKVLLFNSRVKLFGHGKLRSKWEG